One part of the Clostridium thermosuccinogenes genome encodes these proteins:
- a CDS encoding flagellar brake protein, with protein MKLTDLIAGTKLQLEVLEQNGKDVNNVFVSEVEWVEDDKNLVIAAPIYEGNIYPLPIGTRINLYIFFKKRHSDITELYACGAIVVERDSKQKIATLKVKITGELIKIQRRQYFRFDCTLPVKYRIVNEEGNNDPGMGETEAKAIPLKDAVTRDISGGGVCIALEENVEKGTVLELYIDLGKEENMNFIGKVVRVERKDISEIYKYEAGIAFEAIDDKEREKIIRFIFDEQRKLRKKGLI; from the coding sequence ATGAAACTTACTGATTTGATAGCTGGAACAAAGCTGCAGTTAGAAGTATTGGAGCAAAACGGTAAGGATGTAAATAACGTATTTGTCAGTGAGGTCGAATGGGTTGAAGATGATAAGAACCTTGTTATAGCAGCGCCGATATACGAAGGTAATATTTATCCTCTTCCCATAGGCACTCGTATTAATTTATATATCTTCTTCAAGAAAAGGCATTCAGACATAACCGAGTTATATGCTTGCGGAGCAATAGTGGTGGAAAGGGATAGCAAGCAAAAGATTGCCACATTGAAGGTAAAAATTACCGGTGAGCTGATAAAGATACAAAGACGTCAATATTTCCGATTCGATTGTACACTGCCGGTAAAGTACAGGATAGTTAATGAAGAAGGCAACAATGATCCAGGTATGGGTGAAACAGAGGCAAAGGCGATTCCTCTAAAGGATGCCGTGACAAGGGATATAAGCGGTGGAGGAGTTTGCATAGCTCTGGAGGAAAATGTTGAGAAGGGAACCGTACTGGAGCTTTATATAGATCTTGGAAAAGAAGAAAACATGAATTTTATAGGAAAAGTTGTAAGGGTAGAGAGAAAAGATATTTCGGAAATATACAAATATGAAGCAGGAATAGCTTTTGAAGCTATTGATGATAAAGAGAGAGAGAAGATCATCAGATTTATCTTTGATGAACAGAGAAAGCTCAGAAAAAAAGGATTGATTTGA
- a CDS encoding response regulator translates to MGKRILVVDDAAFMRMMIKDILTKNGYEVAGEAENGAKAVEKYKELNPDLVIMDITMPEVDGIQAVKEIRKINGESKIIMCSAMGQQAMVIESIQAGARDFIVKPFQAERVIEAVKKVIG, encoded by the coding sequence ATGGGTAAAAGAATATTAGTAGTTGATGATGCAGCATTTATGAGAATGATGATCAAGGATATTTTGACAAAGAACGGCTATGAGGTAGCCGGTGAAGCTGAAAATGGAGCAAAAGCCGTAGAAAAATACAAGGAACTGAATCCCGACCTGGTGATCATGGATATAACAATGCCTGAAGTTGACGGTATACAGGCTGTTAAAGAGATAAGAAAGATAAATGGCGAATCCAAAATAATAATGTGCTCTGCTATGGGGCAGCAGGCCATGGTTATAGAATCAATCCAGGCTGGAGCAAGGGATTTTATTGTAAAGCCCTTCCAGGCTGAGAGGGTTATAGAAGCAGTTAAGAAAGTAATCGGATAA
- a CDS encoding CheB methylesterase domain-containing protein: MTCEKEDKHKGVKAVVAVGTSTGGPKALLEILPNIPSDFPAAIVIVQHMPGGFTKSLAERLNNLCEITVKEAEEGDILQPGWAYIAPGGYHMMFETPGDSNIVIKLSKEPPVNGHRPSVNVMMKSLSDTGIKNVVGVILTGMGKDGSEGIKAIKNKNKGFIIAQDENSSVVYGMPKGAVQTGAVDVVLPLNEIAYEIVKYVGGV, encoded by the coding sequence ATGACATGTGAAAAAGAGGACAAGCATAAAGGTGTCAAAGCAGTTGTTGCTGTCGGGACATCTACAGGAGGCCCAAAGGCCTTGTTGGAGATACTTCCGAATATACCTTCCGATTTTCCGGCAGCGATTGTAATCGTACAGCATATGCCTGGCGGATTTACCAAGTCCCTGGCAGAAAGGTTGAACAATCTGTGTGAGATAACCGTAAAGGAAGCGGAGGAAGGAGATATATTGCAGCCAGGCTGGGCTTACATAGCTCCGGGAGGCTATCATATGATGTTTGAGACACCGGGAGACAGCAATATAGTGATCAAGCTCTCCAAGGAGCCGCCAGTGAACGGACACCGGCCGTCTGTAAATGTCATGATGAAATCCCTGTCGGACACCGGAATAAAGAACGTTGTCGGAGTCATACTCACAGGGATGGGAAAGGACGGCAGTGAAGGGATAAAGGCAATAAAGAACAAAAATAAAGGCTTTATAATAGCGCAAGATGAAAATTCCAGTGTAGTTTATGGGATGCCAAAAGGAGCAGTTCAAACCGGAGCAGTGGACGTAGTATTGCCGCTTAATGAAATAGCCTATGAGATAGTTAAATATGTAGGGGGTGTCTAA
- the flhB gene encoding flagellar biosynthesis protein FlhB, giving the protein MKLIFKRNTGQGLYKSYVGLPRINLQLFANDEKTEKPTPKRRRDARKKGQVFQSREITNAVMLISLFSGLKVFGGNIYYEVSNFARRILTEYPKIEGLYTVKSLSMLFFEAVGVLLKASAPLFAIAVVTGLVSGFAQVGFLFTTETLGFKFSRINPASGIKRLFSLRALTELLKSLIKISIIGYVAYSYLRSEEENIINTINTDVMSSAMYIGATSINMAVRICIALLILGALDYLYQWWEYEKSLRMTKQEIKEEYKMTEGNPQIKSKIRQKQRQISMRRMLQDVPKADVIITNPTHLAVAIKYDAEVSDAPVVLAKGQDYMALRIKEKAREHEVEIVENKPLARALYESVEIGEAIPPQLYQAVAEVLAFVYSLKQPKVKT; this is encoded by the coding sequence ATGAAACTGATATTCAAAAGGAATACGGGACAAGGTTTGTATAAGAGTTATGTAGGTTTACCGCGCATAAACCTGCAGCTTTTTGCAAATGATGAGAAAACCGAGAAGCCAACTCCTAAAAGAAGAAGAGATGCGCGTAAAAAGGGACAGGTTTTTCAAAGCCGGGAGATTACCAATGCCGTTATGCTGATATCTTTGTTTTCAGGCTTAAAGGTATTTGGTGGAAACATATATTATGAGGTATCAAATTTTGCAAGAAGGATATTGACGGAATATCCGAAAATTGAAGGATTGTATACGGTAAAATCATTATCCATGCTTTTTTTTGAAGCGGTGGGGGTTTTACTGAAAGCGTCGGCACCACTTTTTGCCATTGCAGTGGTTACAGGTTTGGTGTCAGGATTTGCCCAGGTGGGATTCCTGTTCACTACGGAAACACTGGGTTTTAAATTTAGCAGGATCAACCCTGCCAGTGGAATAAAAAGGCTTTTTTCCTTACGGGCATTGACAGAGCTTTTAAAGTCCTTGATAAAAATTTCAATAATAGGCTATGTAGCATACTCATATTTAAGGAGTGAAGAGGAAAACATCATAAACACCATAAATACGGATGTTATGAGTTCAGCGATGTATATCGGAGCTACTTCCATAAATATGGCGGTGAGAATTTGCATAGCTCTTCTGATCCTGGGAGCGCTGGATTATCTGTATCAGTGGTGGGAATATGAAAAAAGCCTGAGGATGACAAAACAGGAAATAAAGGAAGAATACAAGATGACGGAGGGCAATCCTCAGATAAAATCAAAAATAAGGCAGAAGCAAAGACAGATATCCATGAGAAGGATGCTGCAGGATGTGCCCAAAGCAGATGTCATTATAACCAACCCTACTCACCTTGCAGTAGCTATAAAGTATGATGCGGAGGTTTCCGATGCCCCGGTTGTTTTGGCAAAGGGACAGGATTATATGGCGCTGCGAATTAAAGAAAAAGCCCGGGAGCACGAGGTGGAAATTGTGGAAAACAAGCCTCTGGCCAGGGCATTGTATGAATCGGTGGAGATAGGAGAGGCCATACCGCCACAGTTGTATCAGGCAGTCGCAGAGGTGCTGGCTTTTGTTTACAGCCTGAAACAGCCAAAGGTGAAAACATAG
- a CDS encoding MinD/ParA family protein, with product MMDQAEKLRKIIEGLRIKRTENQVEKRVIPQKKKARVITVTSGKGGVGKTNISINLSISLGRLGYKVLIIDADFGLANIDVLFGVIPKYSLADVIRGEKNIYEVLSDGPEGIKFISGGSGVEELAKLDKEQLDNFIENVSLLDEEFDIILIDTGAGLSDSVMKFVMAADEVLLVVTPEPTSVTDAYALIKMISRRDSSKIIKLIINRAENLEEANQIIDKITMVTSKFLAMKLFSLGYVLQDEAVSKAVKQQQPLVMAYPRSHAARLIMEMSSRLAGVDQEAAVKNVSGMRSFVSKLVSFLNN from the coding sequence ATAATGGATCAGGCAGAAAAACTAAGGAAGATAATTGAGGGTCTAAGAATTAAACGGACAGAAAACCAGGTGGAAAAAAGAGTTATTCCCCAAAAAAAGAAAGCCAGGGTCATTACAGTGACCAGCGGCAAAGGCGGAGTAGGAAAAACGAATATTTCAATAAATCTTTCTATTTCGCTGGGAAGACTGGGGTATAAGGTATTGATAATAGATGCCGATTTTGGCTTAGCAAACATAGATGTTTTGTTTGGCGTCATCCCGAAGTATTCACTGGCGGATGTGATAAGAGGAGAAAAAAACATATATGAAGTTCTGTCCGACGGGCCGGAAGGTATAAAATTCATTTCCGGAGGTTCCGGAGTAGAAGAGCTGGCAAAATTGGACAAGGAACAGCTGGATAATTTCATAGAGAATGTGTCGCTCCTGGACGAAGAGTTTGACATCATACTCATCGATACAGGAGCAGGGCTTTCAGATAGTGTAATGAAGTTTGTGATGGCAGCCGATGAAGTATTGCTGGTTGTGACCCCAGAGCCGACTTCCGTAACGGATGCTTATGCTCTGATAAAAATGATTTCAAGAAGGGACAGCAGCAAAATAATCAAGCTTATAATCAACAGGGCAGAGAACCTGGAAGAAGCTAATCAAATAATTGATAAGATAACAATGGTGACAAGCAAATTCCTGGCGATGAAGCTGTTTTCCCTGGGATATGTATTGCAGGATGAGGCGGTATCAAAAGCTGTAAAGCAGCAGCAGCCTTTGGTAATGGCATATCCGAGGAGCCACGCTGCAAGGCTTATAATGGAGATGTCCTCAAGGCTTGCCGGGGTGGATCAGGAAGCAGCCGTAAAAAATGTAAGCGGTATGAGGAGCTTTGTAAGCAAGCTGGTGAGCTTCCTGAATAATTAA
- a CDS encoding flagellar biosynthetic protein FliO, whose translation MESIVKVLGLFLIFGSVLFLAYVTTRYIGTRSRKAGQGKYISIIDTVSLGMDKQLHLVRVDKQFVLIATTGKSVELLTKLNIENFDFDAAEEENTGGIEFVGFLEKYARVYKDKLSRKDTSVAGDDESALNKDAYLIKRNLEKLKSLNSKAYINDGKDGNDFTNEK comes from the coding sequence ATGGAGAGTATTGTTAAAGTTTTAGGATTGTTTTTAATATTTGGATCCGTTTTATTTCTTGCCTATGTCACCACAAGATATATAGGAACGAGATCAAGAAAAGCCGGGCAGGGTAAATATATAAGCATTATAGACACTGTAAGCCTCGGGATGGACAAGCAACTGCATCTGGTGCGGGTGGACAAACAGTTTGTGCTTATAGCCACCACCGGAAAAAGTGTTGAGCTTTTAACCAAACTGAATATTGAGAATTTTGATTTTGATGCCGCTGAAGAGGAAAACACAGGAGGCATTGAATTTGTAGGCTTTCTGGAGAAGTATGCCCGGGTTTATAAAGATAAGCTCTCCAGGAAGGATACGAGCGTGGCTGGGGATGACGAGTCAGCATTGAACAAGGATGCCTATTTAATAAAAAGAAATCTTGAGAAGCTGAAATCATTGAACAGCAAAGCTTATATCAATGATGGAAAAGATGGGAATGACTTTACAAATGAAAAATAA
- the fliP gene encoding flagellar type III secretion system pore protein FliP (The bacterial flagellar biogenesis protein FliP forms a type III secretion system (T3SS)-type pore required for flagellar assembly.), translating to MKNKKIRFILITIILIAFFMAFSAVAYADTTIPSFKFGFDVEPAQSAQEVSTTVQVLIMLTILSLAPSILIMMTSFTRIIIVLSFLRNALGTQQMPPNQVLIGLALFLTLYIMTPVGTQINNEALQPFNRGEITQAEALDKSSDIIKSFMLGQMGKDSGKDLELFIRLAKIETPVEDPLDLPLTVVIPAFILNELTIAFRFGFLLYLPFLVIDMVVASTLMSMGMMMLPPVMISLPFKVLLFILVGGWNLLTQTILESFLVK from the coding sequence ATGAAAAATAAAAAGATAAGGTTTATACTGATTACTATTATACTTATTGCTTTCTTTATGGCATTTTCTGCAGTTGCTTATGCAGATACTACCATTCCATCCTTTAAATTCGGCTTTGATGTTGAGCCTGCCCAAAGCGCGCAGGAGGTATCTACTACAGTTCAAGTGCTGATAATGCTGACCATTCTGTCCCTTGCACCATCCATCCTCATAATGATGACTTCTTTCACAAGAATAATCATAGTGCTTTCCTTTTTACGAAATGCACTGGGGACGCAGCAGATGCCTCCAAATCAAGTCTTGATAGGGTTGGCATTGTTTTTGACATTATATATTATGACTCCGGTGGGAACCCAAATAAACAATGAGGCCCTGCAGCCTTTCAATAGAGGTGAAATAACACAGGCAGAGGCCTTGGATAAATCATCGGATATTATAAAATCGTTTATGTTGGGTCAGATGGGAAAGGATAGCGGAAAGGACCTGGAGTTATTCATAAGGTTGGCGAAAATAGAAACACCGGTGGAAGATCCTCTGGATCTGCCTCTTACCGTGGTAATACCTGCATTTATACTTAATGAGCTTACAATTGCATTTAGATTCGGTTTTCTCTTGTATTTGCCTTTTTTAGTAATCGACATGGTCGTTGCCAGTACTTTGATGTCAATGGGTATGATGATGCTTCCTCCTGTAATGATATCACTGCCGTTTAAAGTGCTGCTTTTTATTTTGGTAGGAGGCTGGAACCTGTTGACGCAGACGATACTTGAAAGCTTTTTAGTAAAATAA
- the fliQ gene encoding flagellar biosynthesis protein FliQ, which yields MNEATIIELGQKALQVVIYVSAPMLGLSLIVGLAVSIFQATTQIQEQTLSFIPKILAVIASIALFGSWMLTVLIEYTRNLYLNINNLIR from the coding sequence ATGAATGAGGCGACAATAATAGAACTTGGTCAAAAGGCTCTTCAGGTAGTTATCTATGTGTCGGCACCCATGCTGGGATTAAGCCTTATTGTTGGGCTTGCTGTAAGCATATTTCAGGCAACAACGCAGATCCAGGAACAGACGTTATCATTTATACCGAAGATATTGGCAGTGATTGCCAGCATAGCGTTGTTCGGTTCATGGATGTTAACTGTTCTGATAGAGTATACCAGGAATCTTTATTTAAATATAAATAATTTAATAAGATAA
- the flhF gene encoding flagellar biosynthesis protein FlhF, translated as MIIRRYLGKNTQEAMLKVKMDLGSEAMILNTRKVKRKGLKNLFAKPMIEVLAAVDSEYPAKKDTIKIDKKIENSMPGAIYKNNPDKKEEKIALLENKVSNIETILKKIYQHLQLDKTEEDAEYKDSKDQGTNVMDIFYDNLVNNDVEPEVARKVISLACSRVQNTSDVNSAAAALFSTVSSILGKPNVIRLREDGKPSVVMFVGPTGVGKTTTIAKIAASYSIGKKKNVGLITADTYRIAAVEQLRTYADILGVPLSVAYSVKEIHDAIEAFSDKDLILIDTTGRNHRNKAQFDELKNCIESVNADEVYLLLSATTGVNNCRDVLNNYSFLKNYKLIFTKLDEALTPGIILNAKFKSNMDISYITNGQSVPDDIEEADVEKITKMLLGSIVK; from the coding sequence ATGATAATCAGGCGTTATCTTGGAAAAAACACGCAGGAAGCCATGCTGAAAGTAAAGATGGACCTTGGCAGTGAAGCTATGATACTGAATACCAGAAAGGTAAAGAGAAAAGGTCTGAAAAACCTTTTTGCAAAACCGATGATAGAAGTACTGGCCGCTGTTGATTCCGAGTACCCGGCAAAAAAAGATACAATAAAAATCGATAAAAAGATAGAAAATTCTATGCCAGGTGCTATATATAAAAATAATCCTGACAAAAAAGAGGAAAAAATTGCACTTTTAGAGAATAAAGTAAGTAATATTGAAACTATACTGAAAAAAATATATCAACATCTTCAGCTTGATAAGACAGAGGAGGATGCGGAATACAAGGATTCAAAGGATCAAGGCACGAATGTTATGGACATTTTTTACGACAATCTGGTGAATAACGATGTGGAACCTGAGGTTGCCAGAAAAGTAATCAGCTTGGCTTGTTCCAGAGTGCAAAACACATCCGATGTAAATAGCGCAGCAGCAGCCTTATTCAGCACCGTAAGCAGTATTCTTGGAAAACCTAATGTCATCAGGTTAAGGGAAGATGGAAAGCCTTCAGTTGTTATGTTTGTCGGACCAACCGGTGTGGGAAAGACTACGACCATCGCGAAAATTGCTGCTTCCTATTCGATAGGAAAAAAGAAGAATGTAGGATTGATAACTGCCGACACATACAGGATTGCTGCTGTAGAACAGCTTAGAACCTATGCGGATATATTAGGAGTTCCGCTCAGTGTCGCTTACTCGGTAAAGGAAATACATGATGCCATAGAAGCATTTTCAGATAAAGACCTGATACTGATTGATACTACTGGCAGAAACCATAGAAACAAAGCTCAGTTTGACGAGCTTAAGAATTGTATTGAATCCGTAAATGCAGATGAAGTCTATCTGCTGCTAAGTGCGACGACAGGTGTAAATAACTGCAGGGATGTATTGAACAACTACAGCTTCCTGAAAAATTACAAGCTGATATTTACAAAACTGGATGAAGCGCTTACGCCGGGGATTATATTAAATGCGAAATTTAAAAGCAATATGGATATTTCATATATTACCAACGGACAGAGCGTGCCTGATGACATCGAGGAAGCTGACGTTGAAAAAATAACTAAGATGCTGTTGGGGAGCATAGTAAAATAA
- the fliR gene encoding flagellar biosynthetic protein FliR, producing the protein MVLISFETFLLVFVRMTGLFVIAPIFGRQNVPTHTKIGFAFFNALILVNTVSLQKADMDAGIFEYALLVGKEFLVGVAIGYVAYMFFSAIYTAGQLIDTQIGFGMVNVLDPLSNIQISVTSNFYYIMCMLVFLTIKGHHALIKALFDSYSLIPIGKAAFNDILLNDLLRIFAETFSIGFRICAPVTAAIIVVDVALGIISKSIPQINVFVVGIPLKLIVGMALLIITLPYFMSLIKSLTALINSETMNILKDLVPAK; encoded by the coding sequence ATGGTTCTAATTAGTTTTGAAACATTCCTTCTGGTTTTTGTGAGAATGACAGGGCTTTTTGTTATAGCACCGATTTTTGGAAGGCAAAACGTTCCAACCCATACCAAGATCGGTTTTGCCTTCTTCAATGCGTTAATACTGGTAAATACGGTTTCGCTGCAAAAAGCCGATATGGACGCCGGCATCTTTGAATACGCTCTGTTGGTGGGGAAGGAGTTTCTGGTAGGCGTGGCCATCGGATATGTGGCGTACATGTTTTTTTCCGCCATATACACTGCAGGGCAGCTGATCGACACTCAGATTGGCTTCGGAATGGTCAATGTTTTGGATCCGCTTAGCAATATACAGATTTCGGTTACATCAAACTTCTACTATATAATGTGCATGCTGGTTTTCTTGACTATAAAAGGACATCATGCGCTGATTAAAGCACTTTTTGACAGTTACAGCCTTATACCGATAGGTAAGGCTGCTTTCAACGATATACTGCTGAATGATCTGTTAAGGATTTTTGCTGAAACGTTTTCAATAGGATTCAGGATATGTGCCCCCGTCACAGCTGCAATTATTGTGGTGGACGTAGCGCTGGGTATCATATCGAAGTCCATACCGCAAATTAATGTTTTTGTAGTCGGAATACCATTGAAGCTCATTGTCGGTATGGCACTTTTGATAATCACATTACCATACTTTATGTCCCTTATTAAGAGCCTAACAGCATTGATAAACAGCGAAACAATGAATATATTGAAGGATCTGGTGCCTGCTAAATGA
- the flhA gene encoding flagellar biosynthesis protein FlhA, whose amino-acid sequence MKFGSLAVPLTLVAVILMLIVPIPGSILDVLIVINVALTLILLLNTVYMKSALEMSTFPSLLVFTTLYRLSLNVAAAKLILGEGEAGKIIYGFGTFVTGGGDDSSSVVVGFITFIIIMIVNFMVITKGAERVAEVTARFTLDAMPGKQMAIDADLNTGLINEAEAKERRKEIQKEADFYGAMDGASKFVKNDAISGILITVVNIVGGLVLGMVMRGEDLTYALNTYIILAIGNGLVGQIPAVMISTATSMIVTRSGSGTDISQDLTKQLFNNQKVMFIASAVCVVLSFFLPTLPFLLIASILAYAGYRLKKGQEDVHKQEEIQVTETEVENIRKPENVVSLLQVDPIELEFGYSIIPLADVNQGGDLLDRVVMIRRQLALELGMIVPVIRLRDNIQLNPNQYIIKIKGVEVAGGEVMSDHFMAMNPGTVEEEINGIKTTEPAFGLPAIWITESQRDKAEMYGYTVVDTPSIIATHLTEVIKKYAHELTGRQEVQKIIDAVKENYPAIVEELVPKIMTIGEIQKVLANLLKEGVSIRDMVTILETLADYAPVTHDTDMLTEYVRQALGRAISKKFFSDNNANVITLDPNLEQVIMDSLQRTDHGNYLALDPSVSNKILSNLSKQVEKLVRLGQQPIILASPVVRLYFKRLTEQVLPGLIVLSYNELDPGLEIQAVGTVSV is encoded by the coding sequence ATGAAATTTGGTAGCCTTGCAGTACCTCTTACATTGGTAGCAGTAATTTTAATGCTTATTGTTCCTATTCCAGGATCAATTCTGGATGTGCTTATTGTCATCAATGTTGCATTGACGCTAATACTATTGCTGAATACGGTATATATGAAAAGTGCGCTGGAGATGTCTACTTTCCCGTCGCTGCTTGTTTTTACCACATTATACCGGCTGTCGCTTAATGTAGCTGCTGCAAAGCTTATCTTGGGTGAAGGCGAAGCAGGAAAGATCATTTACGGATTCGGAACCTTTGTAACCGGAGGCGGAGATGACTCCAGCAGCGTTGTTGTAGGATTCATAACATTTATAATCATCATGATCGTCAACTTCATGGTTATTACTAAAGGTGCGGAAAGGGTGGCTGAGGTAACAGCGAGATTTACTCTCGATGCCATGCCCGGTAAGCAGATGGCTATAGATGCCGATCTGAACACAGGTCTTATCAATGAAGCGGAGGCCAAGGAAAGACGAAAAGAAATTCAGAAGGAAGCAGATTTTTACGGCGCGATGGATGGTGCCAGCAAGTTTGTTAAAAACGATGCCATATCAGGAATACTGATAACTGTTGTAAATATCGTCGGTGGCCTGGTGTTGGGCATGGTCATGAGAGGCGAAGACCTTACCTATGCTCTCAATACTTATATAATCCTGGCGATCGGTAATGGTCTGGTAGGCCAAATACCTGCGGTTATGATCTCTACCGCCACCAGTATGATAGTAACCCGGTCCGGTTCAGGTACGGACATAAGCCAGGACTTGACAAAGCAGCTTTTCAACAATCAGAAAGTTATGTTTATAGCTTCCGCGGTGTGCGTTGTATTATCCTTCTTCCTGCCGACGCTGCCTTTCCTGCTTATAGCTTCAATACTTGCCTATGCAGGATACAGGCTTAAAAAAGGACAGGAAGACGTGCACAAGCAAGAGGAAATACAGGTTACTGAAACTGAAGTTGAAAACATACGAAAACCCGAGAATGTTGTGTCCCTGCTCCAGGTTGACCCCATAGAGCTGGAGTTCGGATACAGCATAATCCCTTTGGCTGATGTAAATCAGGGGGGTGACCTTCTGGACAGGGTAGTCATGATCCGAAGGCAGCTTGCTCTTGAACTGGGTATGATAGTGCCGGTAATAAGGCTGAGGGATAATATACAATTGAATCCAAACCAATACATCATAAAGATAAAGGGCGTAGAGGTGGCCGGAGGTGAAGTGATGTCCGACCATTTCATGGCAATGAATCCCGGAACAGTGGAAGAGGAGATCAATGGAATAAAAACCACGGAGCCTGCTTTTGGGCTGCCGGCCATCTGGATTACTGAAAGCCAGAGGGATAAAGCCGAAATGTACGGTTACACAGTGGTAGATACCCCATCGATCATAGCAACACATCTTACCGAGGTCATTAAGAAGTACGCCCATGAATTGACCGGCAGACAGGAAGTGCAGAAGATTATCGATGCGGTTAAGGAAAATTATCCTGCCATCGTGGAAGAACTGGTGCCGAAGATCATGACCATCGGAGAAATCCAGAAGGTGTTGGCAAACCTGTTAAAAGAAGGCGTATCTATAAGAGATATGGTAACTATATTGGAGACTTTGGCAGATTATGCTCCGGTTACCCATGACACGGACATGCTTACCGAGTATGTCAGACAAGCTTTGGGAAGAGCAATCTCCAAGAAGTTTTTCAGCGATAATAATGCCAATGTAATAACGTTGGATCCAAACCTGGAGCAGGTGATTATGGATTCCCTGCAAAGAACCGATCACGGCAATTACCTTGCATTGGACCCTTCGGTATCAAATAAAATTTTGAGCAATCTGTCAAAGCAAGTGGAAAAATTGGTTCGATTGGGACAGCAGCCGATAATTTTGGCATCACCGGTTGTAAGGCTGTACTTTAAACGCCTGACGGAGCAAGTATTGCCTGGGTTGATAGTACTGTCTTACAACGAATTGGATCCGGGACTGGAAATACAAGCGGTTGGGACGGTGAGTGTGTAA